The Hydrogenispora ethanolica nucleotide sequence GGCTCGGCGACGGGAAAAAGGCCGGCGCGGTGCTGGACGAGATCGTCCTGAAGCTGATGAGCCAAAAAATCTCCCCCGAACAGCTGCGCAAAGTCTGCCTGGAACTGTCCAACCAGGTCCTTGAGGCGCTGCAGCGCGACGGCATTCCGTTGTCCGGCGAATGGCAACCGGGAAACGGCCGCGCTTATCAGGATCTCCGCTCCCTGGCCACAGCCGAGGAGCTATACGGCTGGCTGCGCCGGTTTACCGCGGGCATCGCCCGCTATGTGGAGGAGCGGAAGGATAACGGCCATCACGTGGCGATTCAAAAGGCGCTCCAATATATTGACGGCCATTACGCCGAGGAGCTCTCGGTCAAGGCCGTGGCCGAGCAGGTCTGCCTGAGCCCCGACTATTTCAGCCATATCTTCAAGAAGGTGCGCGGCGAGAGTTTCACCGATTATCTGAATCAGGTGCGGATCCGCAAGGCCACCGAGCTGCTGGCGAACAACCTCTACAAGGTCTACGAGGTCTCCGACATGGTGGGCTACAGCGATTACAAGTATTTCAGCAGCGTCTTCAAGAAGATCACCGGCGTGTCGCCCACCGACTACCACGGCTTGCAACGCTGAAGAAAATATTCCCTGATCCGCAGGTTCTAAGAATATCC carries:
- a CDS encoding response regulator transcription factor; this encodes MALLKIVIVDDEKMIRESMAATFPWHELGIEVAGTAENGLKGLELVAATRPHIILTDIRMPRMDGLEFIKRVRETLPDVKIIILSGYDEFSYAQKALRYGVSDYILKPVGAKELTRVMQKLVQEMEAEFSAELFLVKAKQEIGLGLEAYLNSIRLGDGKKAGAVLDEIVLKLMSQKISPEQLRKVCLELSNQVLEALQRDGIPLSGEWQPGNGRAYQDLRSLATAEELYGWLRRFTAGIARYVEERKDNGHHVAIQKALQYIDGHYAEELSVKAVAEQVCLSPDYFSHIFKKVRGESFTDYLNQVRIRKATELLANNLYKVYEVSDMVGYSDYKYFSSVFKKITGVSPTDYHGLQR